A stretch of Paraburkholderia phenazinium DNA encodes these proteins:
- a CDS encoding mandelate racemase/muconate lactonizing enzyme family protein — translation MKVVSLETHIVAVPPPHLGGMYWIFVKLKTACGIEGVGEIYSATFHPNAMTHLIDDVFGRYLLDKDPHHVERLWREAYSSGFTQRPDLTMMGIVSGLEMACWDIIGKAAGKPVYELMGGMVNERLRSYTYLYPKNRDGEYDYDDPDLAAECAVQNVKRGFTAVKFDPAGPYTAYSGHQLSIEVLDRCELFCRRVREAVGSKADLLFGTHGQMVPSSAIRLAKRLEKYDPLWFEEPVPPGQEGAMAQVAKHTSIPIAAGERLTTKYEFFKLLEAGAASILQLNVARVGGLLEAKKVASIAEVYYAQIAPHLYNGPVGAAASIQLAACTPNFLIQESIGTWGGFHAEVLKTPIRWEDGYIIPSREPGLGVELDMDVVRQHSPYSGERLHLQMAAKPADVKDLAPAKG, via the coding sequence ATGAAAGTTGTCTCGCTCGAAACGCATATCGTCGCCGTGCCGCCGCCGCATCTGGGCGGCATGTACTGGATCTTCGTCAAGCTGAAGACGGCGTGCGGGATTGAAGGCGTCGGCGAAATCTATTCGGCGACGTTTCATCCGAATGCGATGACCCATCTCATCGACGATGTGTTCGGCCGCTATCTGCTCGACAAGGATCCGCATCACGTCGAGCGGCTGTGGCGTGAAGCCTATTCGAGCGGCTTTACGCAGCGTCCCGACCTGACCATGATGGGCATCGTCAGCGGCCTGGAGATGGCCTGCTGGGACATCATCGGCAAGGCTGCCGGCAAGCCTGTCTACGAACTGATGGGCGGCATGGTCAACGAACGGCTTCGCTCGTACACCTATCTGTATCCGAAGAATCGCGACGGCGAATACGATTACGACGATCCCGATCTCGCGGCCGAATGCGCGGTCCAGAACGTGAAACGCGGCTTCACGGCGGTCAAGTTCGACCCGGCAGGTCCGTACACCGCGTATTCCGGTCACCAGTTGTCGATAGAAGTACTGGACCGTTGCGAACTGTTTTGCCGCAGGGTGCGCGAAGCGGTGGGCAGCAAGGCCGATTTGCTGTTCGGCACACATGGGCAAATGGTGCCGTCGTCGGCTATCCGTCTTGCCAAACGTCTCGAGAAATACGATCCGCTCTGGTTCGAAGAGCCGGTGCCGCCGGGACAGGAAGGCGCGATGGCGCAAGTGGCCAAACACACCAGCATTCCTATCGCGGCTGGCGAGCGTCTGACCACCAAGTACGAGTTCTTCAAGCTGCTCGAGGCGGGCGCGGCATCGATTCTGCAATTGAACGTGGCGCGCGTAGGCGGTCTGCTCGAAGCGAAGAAAGTCGCGAGCATTGCTGAGGTGTACTACGCGCAGATCGCGCCGCATCTCTACAACGGGCCGGTGGGCGCCGCAGCGAGCATTCAACTGGCGGCTTGCACGCCGAACTTCCTGATTCAGGAAAGCATTGGGACGTGGGGCGGATTCCATGCGGAAGTATTGAAGACACCGATTCGCTGGGAAGACGGCTACATCATTCCGTCACGCGAGCCGGGTCTTGGCGTCGAACTGGACATGGATGTGGTGCGGCAACACTCGCCGTACAGCGGCGAACGCCTGCATCTGCAGATGGCCGCGAAGCCCGCCGACGTCAAGGATCTTGCGCCGGCCAAGGGTTGA